The following are encoded together in the Zingiber officinale cultivar Zhangliang chromosome 8A, Zo_v1.1, whole genome shotgun sequence genome:
- the LOC122008112 gene encoding probable L-type lectin-domain containing receptor kinase S.5, with protein MNRYPPPPLLRLPAASFLLLFLLHSVRTQIVTGADGIYSAAFPYFDINDDRTDLQLFDADINGRVIQLTPNSINVPQNFMINKSGRAFLNRPFTLWQLNSSSTSDATAKRIASFNTTFKIQVLHGNNTAPGEGLSFLLSSHLESAPPGSYGGFLGLTNDTLNGNPDNHFVAIEFDTVRQAYLGDPDDNHVGLDINGVISRNTSSLNFSIASTTAVNHTVWIDYDGAARYLRVYMVVGDDPKPNSTVLETAIDLSVYLEQTFYFGFAASTGITYQVNRLLAWNLTVVTFPEGKKRMSAWKIGAIAGGVFVAVVLALGAGLWARLLARRKMERDASANSSSALVLETLKSLPGTPREFEFKDLYKATNSFDEKLKLGKGGFGEVYRGVLPGENKQVAVKRFSRGATSAPHDFLKELIIINRLRHRHLVPLVGWCHTNNVLLLVYEYMPNGSLDHHLFEGPSGKPTTTLSWERRYNVIAGVASALHYLHNEYEQTVVHRDLKASNIMLDANFNARLGDFGLARALETDKTSYAEQEMPGVPGTMGYIAPECFHTGKATRESDVFGFGAVVLEVVCGRRPRSDIDGFHFLCDWVWKLYREGRILEAVDPRLEEDYDPEDARRLLLLALACSHPIPSERPKMELSVQIISRAMAPPVVPHFKPAFMWPAAPAVVESSSRSTTVSVGTSSREASSMESTLRPFDRV; from the exons ATGAACCGCTACCCTCCTCCGCCTCTCCTCCGCCTCCCTGCCGCCTCCTTCTtactcctcttccttctccactCCGTCCGAACTCAGATTGTTACTGGCGCTGATGGAATCTACTCCGCCGCCTTCCCCTACTTCGACATCAACGACGACCGTACCGATCTCCAGCTATTCGATGCCGACATCAACGGAAGGGTCATCCAGCTCACCCCTAATTCCATAAACGTTCCCCAAAATTTCATGATAAACAAATCCGGTCGAGCCTTCCTCAACAGGCCCTTCACACTTTGGCAGCTGAACTCCTCTTCCACCTCCGACGCCACAGCCAAGCGCATCGCCTCCTTCAACACCACATTCAAAATACAAGTCTTGCACGGGAACAACACCGCTCCTGGCGAGGGCTTGTCCTTCCTTCTCTCCTCCCACCTCGAATCGGCGCCGCCGGGGAGCTACGGTGGCTTCCTCGGCCTCACCAATGACACCCTCAACGGGAACCCTGACAACCACTTCGTCGCCATCGAGTTCGACACCGTCAGGCAGGCCTATTTGGGTGACCCCGACGACAACCACGTTGGCCTCGACATCAACGGTGTTATCTCCAGGAACACGTCCTCTCTGAATTTTTCGATCGCGTCCACTACCGCTGTCAACCACACCGTCTGGATCGATTACGATGGTGCGGCGCGCTATTTGAGGGTTTACATGGTGGTCGGCGACGATCCGAAGCCGAACTCCACGGTCCTGGAAACGGCGATCGATCTGAGCGTTTATTTGGAGCAGACGTTCTACTTCGGGTTTGCCGCCTCCACGGGGATAACCTACCAGGTCAATCGCTTGCTGGCATGGAATCTGACCGTGGTGACCTTCCCTGAGGGCAAAAAACGCATGTCGGCGTGGAAGATTGGCGCGATCGCCGGTGGGGTGTTTGTGGCCGTGGTGTTGGCGCTCGGGGCCGGTCTGTGGGCGCGGCTGCTGGCCAGGAGGAAGATGGAGAGGGATGCATCCGCCAATAGCAGCAGCGCGCTGGTACTAGAGACGCTGAAGAGCCTACCGGGGACGCCGAGGGAGTTCGAGTTCAAGGACCTCTACAAGGCGACCAACAGTTTCGACGAGAAGTTGAAGCTGGGAAAAGGGGGCTTCGGCGAGGTGTACCGGGGAGTGCTGCCTGGGGAGAACAAACAGGTGGCCGTGAAGCGATTCTCCCGAGGCGCCACCAGCGCTCCCCACGATTTCCTCAAGGAACTCATCATCATCAACCGCCTTCGCCACAGGCATCTCGTCCCCCTCGTCG GATGGTGCCACACAAACAATGTGCTGTTACTGGTGTACGAGTACATGCCGAACGGCAGCCTGGACCACCACCTGTTCGAGGGCCCCAGCGGCAAGCCGACGACGACTCTGAGCTGGGAGCGTCGATACAACGTGATCGCCGGCGTCGCCTCCGCCCTCCACTACCTGCACAACGAGTACGAGCAGACGGTGGTGCACCGCGACCTCAAGGCCTCCAACATCATGCTCGACGCTAACTTCAACGCTCGCCTCGGGGACTTCGGCCTGGCCCGCGCGCTCGAAACCGACAAGACCTCCTACGCCGAGCAGGAGATGCCCGGCGTCCCCGGCACCATGGGCTACATCGCGCCGGAGTGCTTCCACACCGGCAAGGCCACCCGGGAGTCGGACGTTTTCGGCTTCGGCGCCGTGGTGCTGGAGGTCGTCTGCGGCCGCCGCCCCCGGAGCGACATCGACGGATTCCATTTCCTATGCGACTGGGTGTGGAAGCTCTACCGGGAAGGACGCATCCTGGAGGCCGTCGACCCTCGCCTGGAGGAGGACTACGACCCCGAGGACGCTCGCCGGCTGCTCCTCCTCGCCCTGGCCTGCAGCCACCCCATTCCATCGGAGCGGCCGAAGATGGAGCTATCCGTGCAGATAATTTCCCGCGCAATGGCTCCGCCGGTGGTCCCGCACTTCAAGCCGGCCTTCATGTGGCCAGCCGCCCCTGCCGTGGTGGAAAGTTCGAGCCGGTCGACCACCGTGTCGGTCGGGACGTCGTCGCGCGAAGCATCATCCATGGAGTCGACCCTACGGCCCTTCGACCGAGTGTGA